A section of the Polynucleobacter sp. AP-Sving-400A-A2 genome encodes:
- a CDS encoding fumarylacetoacetate hydrolase family protein, with translation MSNQENDLLSRRNAIKFGVASLSSVGLVSGAQAHKSGDLIQTPFVVAQTLIPIAGSDAEFPVRRVYCIGRNYAAHAREMGSDPTREPPFFFQKPTDAIQFVAPNKLVDHPYPSLTKNYHYEVELVAALNKGGKNIPVEKALEHVFGYALGLDMTRRDLQRFMGDQKKPWEIGKSFDHSAPIGPIFRVSQIGHFTKGAISLSVNGVVKQKANLDQMIWSVAEQIAKLSEANELFPGDIIYSGTPENVGPVIRGDVIRCTIDNLPDLSIKIV, from the coding sequence ATGTCAAATCAAGAAAACGATCTTCTCAGTCGACGTAATGCGATTAAGTTCGGTGTTGCATCACTCTCTTCGGTAGGATTGGTTTCTGGCGCTCAGGCTCATAAGTCGGGTGACTTAATCCAGACTCCTTTTGTAGTTGCGCAAACGCTCATACCGATTGCTGGCAGTGATGCTGAATTTCCAGTGCGCCGTGTTTACTGTATTGGTAGAAACTACGCAGCCCATGCACGTGAGATGGGATCTGATCCTACTCGAGAGCCGCCGTTCTTTTTTCAGAAGCCAACAGATGCCATTCAGTTTGTAGCGCCAAATAAGCTAGTGGATCATCCCTATCCATCGCTTACTAAAAATTATCACTACGAGGTTGAGTTGGTTGCAGCCCTCAATAAGGGTGGAAAGAATATTCCGGTAGAGAAGGCGCTGGAGCATGTTTTCGGTTACGCCTTAGGTTTAGACATGACGCGCCGTGATTTACAGCGCTTTATGGGTGATCAGAAAAAGCCTTGGGAAATTGGCAAGTCCTTTGATCACTCCGCCCCTATCGGACCAATCTTCCGAGTGAGTCAGATTGGCCACTTTACTAAAGGCGCCATTTCACTTTCTGTAAACGGTGTTGTGAAACAGAAGGCCAATTTAGATCAAATGATTTGGTCGGTAGCAGAGCAAATTGCTAAGTTATCAGAGGCAAATGAATTGTTTCCCGGCGACATTATTTATTCTGGCACCCCTGAGAATGTGGGACCAGTGATTCGTGGTGATGTCATTCGATGCACTATCGATAATTTGCCGGATTTAAGTATTAAGATCGTTTAG
- a CDS encoding MOSC domain-containing protein: MRLLSISSGKVMPLFGSHHPNYSTVASAIEKKSVSNLASPTSIEITRLGIAGDEQADLSVHGGLEKAIYVYPIEHYAFWNELLSRETKKSVNLPLGALGENFTIEGLLETEVFVGDQMQIGALQFTVVKLREPCFKFNAKMKYKGAAKAMLQSGFSGWYLRVNQTGALAAGDAITVVPGQRLTSIADQNHALFNRGNQKDLWD; this comes from the coding sequence ATGCGACTTCTCTCCATATCCTCGGGCAAAGTAATGCCGCTCTTTGGGTCTCATCACCCAAATTACTCTACCGTAGCCTCAGCTATCGAAAAGAAATCAGTCAGTAATCTTGCCTCCCCTACCTCCATAGAAATAACTCGCCTTGGTATTGCGGGCGATGAGCAAGCCGATCTATCAGTGCATGGTGGTCTTGAAAAAGCGATTTACGTCTATCCAATCGAGCACTATGCTTTTTGGAATGAGTTACTTTCCCGGGAAACTAAAAAATCCGTCAATCTTCCCTTGGGTGCTTTGGGTGAAAACTTCACGATTGAAGGCTTACTAGAGACTGAGGTATTTGTTGGGGATCAAATGCAAATTGGTGCTCTTCAATTTACCGTAGTCAAGCTACGCGAACCCTGCTTTAAGTTCAACGCCAAGATGAAATACAAGGGTGCAGCCAAAGCGATGTTGCAATCAGGTTTTAGCGGATGGTATCTACGCGTCAATCAAACTGGAGCACTCGCAGCAGGCGATGCAATTACAGTGGTGCCGGGTCAAAGACTGACGTCGATTGCGGATCAGAATCACGCCCTCTTTAATCGGGGCAATCAAAAAGATCTTTGGGATTAA
- a CDS encoding MFS transporter: protein MSTSTKAAPMTAEERKVIFASSLGTVFEWYDFYLYGSLAAVMAKQFFSGLDAGSAFIFALLAFAAGFIVRPFGALVFGRLGDLIGRKYTFLVTIMLMGGATFIVGLLPNYATIGVAAPVILIALRMLQGLALGGEYGGAATYVAEHAPHGKRGAYTAWIQTTATLGLFLSLLVILFTRELTGPDFDVWGWRVPFLLSILLLAVSVYIRLSMNESPAFKKMKEEGKLSKAPLTESFAQWKNLKIVILALFGLVAGQAVVWYTGQFYALFYLTQVLKVDPKTANLLIAASLVIGTPFFVIFGTLSDKIGRKVIIMSGLLLAIILYIPNTPVSLFNGLTHFANPALEKAMATAPASITADLNECTFQFNPTGTVKFTSSCDIAKQVMASNSASYTTIAGPAGGVAVVKIGDTEIQGYTAKGLAPADAKAKDAEFKKAIRDALNAAGYPAKADPAAINHAAILGILVILVLLVTMVYGPIAAMLVEMFPTRIRYTSMSLPYHIGNGWFGGLMPTIAFALVAQNGNIYYGLWYPIIIATVTLVIGTLFIKETKDVDIYAKD from the coding sequence ATGTCAACATCAACTAAAGCAGCCCCAATGACCGCTGAAGAACGCAAAGTTATTTTTGCTTCCTCTTTAGGTACGGTTTTTGAGTGGTACGACTTTTATCTTTATGGTTCATTGGCCGCGGTTATGGCTAAGCAGTTTTTCTCAGGCTTAGATGCAGGTTCTGCCTTCATTTTTGCTTTACTTGCGTTTGCTGCCGGCTTTATCGTTCGCCCATTCGGCGCTTTGGTATTCGGTCGCTTAGGTGACTTGATTGGTCGTAAGTACACCTTCTTGGTAACGATCATGCTCATGGGTGGTGCAACCTTTATCGTGGGTTTACTGCCTAACTATGCAACTATCGGTGTTGCTGCCCCAGTGATCTTGATCGCATTGCGTATGCTTCAAGGTTTGGCTTTGGGTGGTGAGTACGGTGGTGCTGCTACTTATGTGGCGGAGCATGCTCCTCACGGTAAGCGTGGTGCATACACAGCTTGGATTCAAACTACAGCTACATTAGGTTTGTTCTTGTCCCTGCTCGTGATTTTGTTCACACGTGAACTGACTGGTCCAGACTTCGATGTTTGGGGCTGGCGTGTTCCATTCCTTCTCTCAATTTTGTTGTTGGCCGTTTCTGTTTACATCCGTTTATCGATGAACGAATCCCCAGCTTTCAAGAAGATGAAAGAAGAGGGCAAACTCTCTAAAGCACCATTGACAGAGTCATTCGCTCAATGGAAGAACTTGAAGATTGTGATCTTGGCATTGTTTGGTCTGGTTGCAGGTCAAGCGGTGGTTTGGTATACAGGTCAGTTCTATGCTTTGTTCTACCTCACTCAAGTGTTGAAGGTAGATCCTAAGACTGCGAACTTGTTGATTGCCGCTTCATTGGTAATTGGCACACCATTCTTCGTGATCTTCGGTACTTTGTCAGATAAGATTGGCCGTAAGGTCATCATCATGAGTGGTTTATTGCTCGCGATCATTCTGTACATCCCGAACACACCAGTTTCCTTGTTTAACGGCTTAACCCACTTTGCTAACCCAGCGTTAGAAAAGGCAATGGCGACTGCACCAGCCAGTATTACTGCTGATTTGAACGAATGTACTTTCCAGTTCAATCCAACAGGTACTGTTAAGTTCACTAGCTCTTGCGACATTGCAAAACAGGTGATGGCTTCTAACTCTGCAAGTTACACAACAATTGCTGGCCCAGCCGGTGGTGTTGCTGTTGTGAAGATTGGCGATACAGAGATTCAAGGCTACACCGCTAAGGGTCTGGCTCCAGCTGATGCGAAAGCAAAGGATGCTGAGTTCAAGAAAGCCATTCGTGATGCATTGAATGCTGCTGGTTATCCTGCAAAGGCTGACCCTGCTGCTATCAACCATGCGGCGATTCTTGGTATCTTGGTAATTTTGGTGCTCTTGGTAACCATGGTTTATGGCCCAATTGCTGCGATGTTGGTTGAGATGTTCCCAACCCGCATTCGTTACACCTCTATGTCCTTGCCATACCATATTGGTAACGGTTGGTTCGGTGGCTTGATGCCAACAATCGCCTTTGCCTTGGTAGCGCAAAACGGTAATATTTACTACGGTCTCTGGTACCCAATCATCATCGCTACGGTGACATTGGTAATCGGCACACTGTTTATTAAAGAAACTAAAGACGTAGATATTTACGCTAAAGACTAA
- a CDS encoding TRAP transporter substrate-binding protein, which produces MKRRDFLSKTALGAAAGVLAAPAIAQSMPEVKWRCASSFPKSLDTIYGGGEYISKRVAALTDGKFQIRIFGAGEIVPAFGTVDAVQQGTVECTHTAGYYFVGKNKTFAFDTTVPFGMNQRQQNAWMYWGGGLKLQREFLRDYNIVSFPAGNTGTQMGGWFKKPVKTVADLKGLKMRIAGLGGEVMSRLGAIPQQIAGGDIYPALEKGVIDAAEWVGPYDDEKLGFYKIAPYYYYPGWWEACSMYSMYVNIKEWEKLPKQYQEAFSSACAECNIDMMAEYDYKNPIALQSLIKNGVKLQSYSTEIMKAASTAAFEMYEEEAAKNPSFKKIYEPWKKFRNDQMLWNKVAEQTLMSFMLSNPVK; this is translated from the coding sequence ATGAAAAGACGTGACTTTTTAAGCAAAACTGCATTGGGCGCAGCTGCTGGTGTACTAGCAGCTCCTGCAATAGCGCAGTCCATGCCTGAAGTGAAATGGCGCTGTGCCTCTAGCTTTCCAAAAAGCTTAGATACGATTTACGGTGGTGGCGAATACATTTCCAAGCGCGTTGCCGCACTGACTGATGGTAAGTTCCAGATCCGTATTTTTGGTGCCGGTGAGATTGTTCCCGCATTTGGTACGGTAGATGCGGTTCAGCAAGGTACTGTTGAGTGCACTCATACGGCTGGCTATTACTTCGTTGGAAAAAATAAAACCTTTGCGTTTGATACCACCGTGCCTTTCGGCATGAACCAACGTCAGCAAAATGCCTGGATGTATTGGGGTGGAGGCTTGAAGCTCCAACGTGAATTCTTGCGTGATTACAACATCGTCTCTTTCCCAGCAGGAAATACCGGGACACAAATGGGCGGCTGGTTCAAGAAACCCGTCAAAACAGTTGCTGACCTCAAAGGCCTAAAAATGCGTATTGCAGGCTTAGGTGGTGAAGTGATGTCACGTCTAGGCGCGATCCCCCAGCAAATCGCTGGCGGAGATATTTACCCTGCTTTAGAAAAAGGTGTTATCGATGCGGCTGAGTGGGTTGGTCCGTATGACGATGAGAAATTAGGCTTTTACAAAATTGCACCTTACTACTACTACCCAGGATGGTGGGAAGCTTGCTCAATGTATTCCATGTACGTCAACATCAAGGAATGGGAAAAATTGCCTAAGCAATATCAAGAGGCATTTTCCTCGGCATGTGCAGAATGCAATATCGACATGATGGCTGAATACGATTACAAAAATCCGATTGCCCTGCAAAGCCTGATTAAGAATGGAGTCAAGCTCCAGTCTTACTCAACTGAGATCATGAAAGCAGCCTCTACCGCTGCGTTCGAGATGTATGAAGAAGAGGCCGCCAAGAATCCATCATTCAAGAAAATTTATGAGCCATGGAAGAAGTTCCGTAACGACCAAATGCTGTGGAACAAGGTTGCGGAGCAAACACTCATGAGCTTCATGCTAAGCAACCCAGTCAAATAA
- a CDS encoding TRAP transporter small permease subunit, producing MPKQLLVFSSFVDRLNDRFGVFASWLVLIAVLISTANALIRYGFNVSSNGWLEAQWYLFAGMVMFGAATTFRLNEHVRVDVLYALYPNRVRLWLDFWGGIVFFLPVTVIIGYYSWEFFITSIIQNETSSNPGGLIRWPVRGAITLGFFLLTLQGLSEIIKRYAAIIGVIKIDPKYERPLQ from the coding sequence ATGCCAAAACAATTATTAGTTTTTTCAAGTTTCGTTGATCGCCTTAATGACCGTTTTGGTGTCTTTGCGAGTTGGTTGGTATTAATTGCCGTACTGATCAGCACTGCAAATGCGCTGATCCGGTACGGCTTTAATGTCAGTTCGAATGGCTGGCTAGAAGCGCAGTGGTATTTGTTTGCTGGAATGGTGATGTTTGGTGCCGCCACTACGTTTCGATTAAATGAACATGTTCGGGTAGATGTGCTCTATGCGCTCTACCCCAACAGAGTTCGTCTTTGGTTAGATTTTTGGGGAGGAATTGTCTTCTTCCTGCCGGTGACCGTCATCATTGGCTACTACTCGTGGGAATTTTTCATCACATCTATTATTCAAAATGAAACCTCAAGCAATCCTGGTGGCCTGATTCGCTGGCCAGTCCGAGGTGCCATTACTCTGGGCTTCTTTTTGCTGACCCTTCAGGGTCTCTCTGAAATTATCAAACGATACGCAGCCATTATTGGTGTGATCAAAATCGATCCTAAGTACGAAAGACCTTTGCAATGA
- a CDS encoding TRAP transporter large permease subunit codes for MISHDLMAPIMFGGLIIFLLIGYPAAFSLGAVGLFFAFIGIEMGMFQPTFLQALPDRVFGILSNDLLLSIPFFTFMGAILEKCGLAEDMLEGLGQLFGPIRGGLAYAVIIVGAILGAITGTVAASVIAMGLISLPVMLRYGYNPRVATGVIAASGTITQLIPPSLVLIVLADQLGKSVGDMYAGAIGPSIIQVSLFCLFIFFLSIFRPQDVPALPPEARPKIDWKLLKKILWGIVPSIALIFLVLGTILMGLATPTEGGAMGSVGALVLAAMNKRLQKALVWEAMTSTMRINAMVIFILIGSTVFGLTFRGVDGDLWIEELLSGLPGGQVGFLIAVNLFVFFLAFFLDYFEIAFIIIPLLAPVAEKLGIDLIWFGVLLGANMQTSFMHPPFGFALFYLRGVAPKSLKSSDIYYGALPWVGLQLILVAIIIFIPETVTYFVDKPAAVFDASGPSVDPLAGVEQNEITVDSSSDIERQLRENK; via the coding sequence ATGATTAGTCATGATCTGATGGCCCCCATTATGTTTGGGGGCTTAATTATATTTTTATTGATTGGGTATCCAGCAGCTTTTTCACTTGGCGCTGTTGGCTTGTTCTTTGCCTTTATCGGTATTGAGATGGGCATGTTCCAGCCCACCTTTTTGCAAGCACTGCCAGATAGGGTCTTTGGAATTCTTTCAAATGATCTATTGCTCTCGATCCCTTTCTTCACCTTCATGGGAGCCATTCTTGAAAAGTGTGGCTTAGCAGAAGATATGCTCGAGGGCTTGGGACAATTATTTGGTCCGATCCGTGGCGGTCTTGCATATGCAGTGATCATTGTTGGCGCAATTTTGGGCGCTATTACTGGCACAGTAGCAGCGTCTGTCATTGCTATGGGATTAATCTCATTGCCAGTGATGTTGCGTTACGGCTATAACCCACGAGTAGCAACTGGCGTGATCGCAGCCTCTGGCACGATTACCCAATTGATTCCTCCATCATTGGTATTGATCGTGCTGGCAGATCAATTAGGTAAGTCTGTTGGTGATATGTATGCCGGTGCTATTGGACCATCCATTATTCAGGTATCTCTTTTTTGTCTATTTATCTTCTTTTTGTCGATCTTTAGACCGCAGGATGTACCAGCACTGCCTCCGGAGGCTCGTCCAAAAATTGACTGGAAGTTACTCAAAAAAATCCTTTGGGGTATTGTTCCGTCGATTGCACTTATCTTCTTGGTTTTAGGAACGATTCTGATGGGCCTTGCAACACCTACTGAAGGTGGTGCAATGGGTTCAGTTGGCGCTTTAGTGCTAGCGGCTATGAATAAGCGTCTGCAAAAGGCACTGGTTTGGGAAGCCATGACCTCCACTATGCGCATCAATGCCATGGTGATCTTTATTTTGATTGGCTCAACTGTATTTGGCTTAACTTTTAGAGGGGTGGATGGAGATCTATGGATTGAAGAACTTCTTTCAGGACTTCCAGGCGGGCAAGTAGGCTTCTTGATTGCGGTGAACTTATTTGTATTCTTCTTGGCCTTCTTCCTTGATTACTTTGAGATTGCCTTCATCATCATCCCTTTATTGGCACCAGTTGCCGAAAAGCTTGGCATTGATCTGATTTGGTTCGGCGTTCTACTGGGCGCTAATATGCAAACTTCGTTCATGCATCCGCCATTTGGTTTTGCATTGTTCTATTTGCGTGGGGTTGCACCCAAATCTCTCAAAAGTTCGGATATCTACTATGGGGCGCTACCTTGGGTTGGCTTACAACTCATATTGGTTGCCATCATTATTTTTATCCCAGAAACTGTGACCTATTTTGTTGATAAACCTGCTGCTGTCTTTGATGCTAGCGGTCCATCGGTTGATCCATTAGCTGGTGTAGAGCAAAATGAGATTACGGTAGACTCCAGCTCTGACATTGAACGTCAGCTACGAGAAAATAAATAA
- a CDS encoding gamma-glutamyltransferase family protein: MQQKWGIRGMAVAPHSLASESALAVLREGGNALEAMIAAAATIAVVYPHMNSIGGDSFWVVHSPGKAMGGIDACGAAAGLATKQWYAERGITKAIPFRGAIAANTVAGTISGWGAAQKLSQQGLGGRLPLSRLLADAIYYAEAGVPVTHSQSSLTEKKRVELSPIPGFAETFLVDSKAPEVGSIFKQERLARTLRQISRKGTEDYYRGDLAELLAKELTEIGSPLRLSDLHRHQAKLIDPLELQHSTGNVYNMTPPTQGVVSLMIIGILDQLNLKRFKVDSAEYVHHCVEATKQAFKVRDQFVTDPAYMTKNAQSFLAPAFLKKLAKNIDPEKALPWGQGKGPADTIWMGVVDGNGNCVSFIQSIYHEFGAGIVLPKSGVNWQNRGCSFSLDPKTLNHLEPYRKPFHTLNPAMALFKDGRSMVYGTMGGDGQPQTQCAVFTRTATYGLDPQDAISRPRWLLGRTWGQTSDSLKLESRFSPWVAKELHALGHEIEMLDAFDESVGHAGCIIRDPSGTLHGGWDPRSDGAVSAF, encoded by the coding sequence ATGCAACAAAAATGGGGAATTCGTGGGATGGCGGTAGCGCCACACTCACTAGCATCTGAATCAGCATTAGCGGTACTACGTGAAGGTGGTAATGCATTAGAGGCAATGATTGCAGCAGCAGCAACCATTGCCGTTGTTTACCCCCACATGAACTCCATTGGTGGTGACTCTTTCTGGGTGGTTCATTCTCCCGGTAAAGCTATGGGTGGTATTGATGCTTGCGGTGCGGCTGCTGGCCTAGCGACTAAACAGTGGTACGCAGAGCGTGGAATCACCAAGGCCATTCCTTTTAGAGGTGCCATTGCAGCCAATACAGTTGCAGGCACCATCTCTGGATGGGGCGCCGCTCAGAAACTGTCACAACAAGGTTTAGGTGGAAGACTTCCACTCTCCCGCTTGCTGGCAGATGCTATTTACTATGCTGAAGCTGGAGTCCCGGTCACTCACAGTCAGTCGAGTTTGACCGAGAAAAAGAGGGTGGAGTTAAGTCCCATTCCCGGATTTGCAGAAACATTTTTAGTAGACAGTAAGGCCCCTGAAGTGGGTAGCATCTTTAAACAAGAACGTCTTGCAAGAACCTTGCGCCAAATTTCTCGTAAAGGCACAGAAGATTACTATCGCGGCGATTTAGCTGAATTACTCGCAAAAGAGCTTACAGAGATTGGTAGCCCTCTCAGACTATCTGACCTTCATCGCCATCAAGCGAAACTGATTGACCCGCTCGAGCTCCAGCACAGTACAGGCAATGTATACAACATGACGCCGCCAACACAAGGCGTTGTGTCTTTAATGATCATTGGCATCTTGGATCAACTCAATCTCAAACGCTTTAAAGTCGATAGCGCGGAATATGTTCATCACTGCGTTGAGGCTACCAAACAGGCGTTTAAGGTACGCGATCAATTTGTCACTGATCCAGCGTATATGACAAAAAATGCGCAGTCTTTCTTAGCTCCTGCATTCTTAAAGAAATTAGCAAAAAATATTGATCCTGAAAAAGCCTTGCCCTGGGGTCAAGGTAAAGGACCTGCCGATACGATTTGGATGGGCGTGGTTGATGGCAATGGAAATTGCGTTTCTTTCATTCAAAGTATTTATCACGAGTTTGGTGCTGGCATCGTATTGCCCAAGTCTGGTGTGAACTGGCAGAACCGCGGATGCAGCTTCTCGCTGGATCCAAAAACACTCAATCACCTTGAACCCTATCGCAAACCATTCCATACATTGAACCCAGCCATGGCTTTATTTAAGGATGGTCGGTCGATGGTCTACGGCACCATGGGTGGTGATGGTCAACCACAAACACAATGCGCCGTCTTTACTCGCACCGCGACGTATGGACTTGATCCACAAGATGCGATCAGCCGTCCACGTTGGTTGCTCGGCAGAACCTGGGGGCAAACTAGCGACAGCTTAAAATTAGAATCGCGCTTTAGTCCATGGGTTGCTAAAGAGCTACATGCCCTAGGACACGAGATTGAAATGCTCGATGCTTTTGATGAAAGCGTTGGCCATGCTGGCTGCATTATTCGCGACCCATCCGGCACGCTGCATGGCGGTTGGGATCCCCGCAGTGATGGCGCCGTTAGCGCGTTTTAG
- a CDS encoding trimeric intracellular cation channel family protein, with translation MDQINFWIGIIATVAFAVTGVLAIADRGVDLFGVMVLGVITAIGGGTLRDIILDVPAFWSIAQIYIWVALGSCVVTFVAESFFTQPQIYRWMLYIDGLGAALFGIQGVDKAWNLEFGLPAAPVILGVVTAVGGGLLRDILAGRKTLLMSHELYAIPVTLGCCIYVLILNFLPAYTLEGSVMCMLAIFGLRAAAIYWDLRVPKLFITKTR, from the coding sequence ATGGATCAAATTAATTTCTGGATTGGCATCATTGCCACGGTTGCTTTTGCAGTCACTGGTGTACTCGCTATTGCTGATCGGGGTGTCGATCTTTTTGGCGTCATGGTACTAGGTGTGATTACTGCCATTGGTGGCGGAACTCTGCGTGACATTATTTTGGATGTCCCCGCATTTTGGTCGATTGCGCAAATTTATATCTGGGTAGCCTTGGGCTCGTGCGTCGTGACTTTTGTAGCGGAATCTTTTTTTACGCAGCCTCAGATTTATCGCTGGATGCTCTACATCGACGGTCTGGGCGCAGCTTTGTTTGGCATTCAGGGGGTAGATAAAGCCTGGAACTTAGAATTCGGATTGCCAGCAGCACCAGTCATCTTGGGCGTAGTGACCGCTGTCGGTGGCGGCTTGTTACGCGATATTTTGGCCGGCAGAAAAACTTTATTGATGTCACATGAGCTGTATGCAATCCCGGTCACTTTGGGTTGCTGCATCTATGTTCTGATTTTGAATTTCCTCCCAGCGTACACGCTCGAGGGATCGGTGATGTGCATGCTGGCTATTTTTGGATTACGCGCAGCTGCCATCTACTGGGATCTGCGCGTACCCAAATTATTTATTACTAAAACGCGCTAA
- the maiA gene encoding maleylacetoacetate isomerase, whose protein sequence is MKTQLYSFWRSSAAFRVRIALNLKGLDYEVIPIHIVKSGGAQTAGEYAIKNPNRLVPLFTDGSHTIHQSLAIIEYLEEIQSNPPLLPQTAIDRAWVRSVAMDIAMEIHPLNNLRVLRYLMKTLGVSSEAKDAWSHHWMVLGLESLEKQLSVDTRVGRFACGDQPGLIDICLVPQIFNALSAKIDMTSYPTLMKIFHQCMTLPAFIDASWEKQIDAEGLNPFTPPQE, encoded by the coding sequence ATGAAAACTCAGCTTTATAGCTTTTGGCGTAGCTCGGCAGCCTTTAGAGTACGTATCGCACTCAATTTAAAGGGTCTGGATTACGAGGTGATTCCAATTCACATTGTTAAAAGTGGAGGCGCCCAAACTGCTGGTGAATATGCCATTAAAAATCCCAATCGCCTAGTCCCTCTGTTTACCGATGGTTCTCATACTATTCACCAATCGCTTGCCATCATTGAATATTTAGAGGAGATTCAATCAAATCCTCCGCTACTACCTCAAACTGCAATCGATCGAGCGTGGGTACGTTCAGTAGCCATGGATATCGCCATGGAAATTCATCCACTGAATAATTTGAGGGTGTTGCGCTATCTCATGAAAACTTTAGGCGTGAGCTCAGAAGCAAAAGATGCCTGGAGTCATCATTGGATGGTGCTGGGTTTAGAAAGTCTGGAAAAACAATTAAGCGTAGATACGAGGGTGGGTCGTTTTGCTTGTGGAGATCAGCCTGGCTTGATTGATATTTGCCTAGTGCCGCAAATTTTTAATGCACTCAGCGCAAAGATCGATATGACGAGTTACCCAACACTCATGAAAATATTTCATCAATGTATGACGCTGCCTGCATTTATTGATGCCTCTTGGGAAAAGCAAATCGATGCTGAGGGATTAAACCCCTTTACTCCACCACAGGAATAA